The following coding sequences lie in one Pontibacter sp. G13 genomic window:
- a CDS encoding alpha/beta hydrolase-fold protein has translation MIRYFRPFIFGIACLGIISSCEISSGGKADTVLVTWELEAQDLSAEDAVFLAGSTPDLGFWQPNGAAMTQNESGFWELSLHLPKDSTVEYKITLGSWEREALNEAGIPFPNFRLRPTRDTVIRQRIPKWKSDTDIEAGQVTGQIKYHKRITAEGLKERSLAVWLPPTYGKSKKRSYPVLYMHDGQNLFNPKTAAFGVDWRVDEVADSLIRRGLLQDIIIVGIYNTSDRNEEYTTTPMGKRYRQFVIEKVKPLIDKTYRTLPDAKYTATGGSSAGGLVAFMLAWESPDIFSKAICMSPAFKIQNIDYVSTVEADSSRKELLEIYVDNGGVGLEKQLQPGIDDMMKALKQHGFQAGKNLDYQVEPLAKHNEAAWGKRIHRPLQWMFGKEN, from the coding sequence ATGATTCGCTATTTCCGCCCATTTATCTTTGGGATTGCCTGTCTGGGTATCATATCAAGCTGTGAAATTTCCTCAGGAGGGAAGGCTGATACGGTTCTTGTGACATGGGAATTGGAGGCTCAGGATCTATCAGCGGAAGATGCTGTTTTCTTGGCGGGAAGCACACCTGATCTGGGCTTCTGGCAACCGAATGGAGCTGCAATGACTCAAAATGAATCAGGCTTTTGGGAATTGAGTCTTCACCTGCCAAAAGATTCCACCGTCGAATACAAAATCACCTTGGGATCATGGGAACGGGAAGCGCTAAATGAAGCAGGTATTCCATTCCCAAATTTCAGATTACGACCAACTCGGGATACCGTCATTCGTCAGCGAATCCCCAAATGGAAATCCGATACGGATATCGAAGCTGGACAGGTAACTGGGCAAATCAAATATCACAAGCGTATCACAGCTGAAGGCCTCAAGGAAAGATCCTTGGCAGTTTGGCTTCCTCCCACCTACGGAAAATCCAAAAAACGCTCCTATCCAGTGCTTTACATGCACGATGGCCAAAATCTATTCAACCCGAAAACAGCGGCATTTGGAGTCGATTGGCGCGTGGATGAGGTGGCTGATTCGCTGATTCGAAGGGGTTTGTTGCAGGACATCATCATCGTAGGCATTTACAATACTTCTGATCGAAATGAAGAGTATACCACTACTCCAATGGGCAAGCGGTACCGACAATTTGTGATCGAAAAAGTGAAGCCTCTGATTGACAAAACGTATCGCACCCTGCCTGATGCGAAATACACAGCTACAGGTGGATCGTCTGCTGGTGGATTGGTTGCCTTTATGCTTGCATGGGAATCCCCCGATATTTTCTCCAAAGCAATCTGTATGTCTCCCGCATTCAAGATTCAAAATATCGATTATGTCTCGACTGTGGAGGCTGATTCTTCCCGAAAAGAGCTGTTGGAAATTTATGTGGATAATGGAGGAGTAGGACTCGAAAAGCAATTACAACCGGGTATCGATGACATGATGAAAGCCTTGAAGCAGCATGGATTTCAGGCAGGTAAAAACCTCGACTATCAGGTTGAGCCTTTGGCAAAACACAACGAAGCTGCTTGGGGAAAACGAATTCACCGACCGCTCCAATGGATGTTCGGCAAGGAAAATTGA
- a CDS encoding thioesterase family protein, which translates to MLTLEEFPHQIHVAVQWGDMDAARHVNNTVYALWAETARVGYLQEFDPGAMADQNRTTGPVLGSLTCKYMFPVTFPDMIWIGTRLVEIKEDRFTMECFMFSESYQRAAAFLKATCVNFDFSTNSKAPLPDDFAERVHTFEANCFKFRGQ; encoded by the coding sequence ATGCTGACGCTTGAAGAATTTCCGCACCAAATTCATGTCGCCGTCCAATGGGGGGACATGGATGCCGCTAGACATGTCAACAACACGGTTTACGCCCTTTGGGCAGAGACTGCTCGAGTTGGCTACCTTCAGGAATTTGATCCCGGAGCGATGGCCGATCAAAACCGAACTACTGGTCCTGTTCTAGGCAGCCTTACCTGTAAATACATGTTTCCCGTGACTTTTCCGGATATGATCTGGATTGGGACCAGGTTGGTCGAAATCAAGGAAGACCGCTTCACGATGGAGTGTTTTATGTTCAGCGAAAGCTATCAACGAGCAGCAGCATTCTTAAAGGCTACTTGCGTCAATTTTGATTTTTCCACAAATTCTAAAGCGCCGCTTCCTGACGATTTTGCCGAGCGGGTACACACATTCGAAGCCAACTGCTTTAAATTTAGAGGTCAATGA
- a CDS encoding thioesterase family protein, which yields MYHHLDSIPESVAKQLQDYPVISSIPVQWGEMDAYQHVNNVVYLRWIEVGRLDYFHRIQFDDFSPTGIGPILANTHCKYIFPVFYPDTVWLGTRVSKLLEDRFELETLIVSAKLSKPVAYNVADIVVYDYGLGAKVPAPEILQQRIFTLQPELIPHADA from the coding sequence ATGTATCATCATCTTGATTCAATTCCTGAATCGGTTGCCAAGCAATTGCAGGATTATCCGGTGATATCCTCTATCCCCGTCCAATGGGGGGAAATGGATGCCTACCAGCATGTCAATAATGTAGTCTATCTCCGTTGGATTGAAGTGGGGAGATTGGACTATTTCCACCGGATTCAGTTCGACGACTTTTCCCCGACTGGAATTGGGCCCATCCTCGCCAATACGCATTGTAAGTACATCTTTCCAGTCTTCTATCCAGATACCGTTTGGCTAGGTACGCGTGTATCTAAACTGCTAGAAGATCGCTTTGAGTTGGAAACCCTCATCGTGAGTGCCAAACTTTCCAAGCCGGTTGCCTACAATGTCGCGGATATTGTGGTGTACGATTACGGTTTGGGTGCCAAGGTACCAGCTCCCGAAATCCTCCAACAACGCATTTTTACCCTTCAACCCGAATTGATTCCCCATGCTGACGCTTGA
- a CDS encoding MaoC family dehydratase, with the protein MQFSTLESLDSHIGQSLGFTEWLTITQEMVMDFAKATGDFQWIHVDPQRALQESPFGGPIAHGFLTLSLSAKFLEDLVQVDSVEMGMNYGLNKVRFTEVVPVGSEIRMEATLSNSEPFQQKGRKLTLSCVFSRKDLEKPVCIAEFLVLMFES; encoded by the coding sequence ATGCAGTTTTCCACCCTCGAATCGCTTGATTCCCACATCGGTCAATCTCTCGGCTTCACCGAATGGCTGACCATCACCCAAGAGATGGTGATGGACTTTGCCAAGGCCACGGGCGACTTCCAATGGATTCATGTCGATCCTCAAAGAGCCCTTCAAGAGTCCCCATTTGGAGGCCCTATTGCACATGGATTTCTTACGCTTTCCCTCTCCGCAAAATTCCTTGAGGATTTGGTCCAGGTGGATAGTGTAGAAATGGGGATGAACTATGGGCTCAACAAAGTTCGATTCACGGAGGTGGTTCCGGTAGGCAGTGAAATTCGGATGGAAGCGACACTGTCAAATTCAGAACCTTTTCAGCAGAAGGGGCGCAAGCTTACGCTAAGTTGTGTATTTTCCCGAAAAGACCTGGAGAAGCCTGTGTGTATCGCGGAGTTTCTGGTCTTGATGTTTGAATCCTAA